A single region of the Rathayibacter rathayi genome encodes:
- a CDS encoding SufE family protein, whose amino-acid sequence MTDSTLPDALRTIREEFLALEKPERLQLLLEFSNELPELPERYRDHPDLFERVEECQAPVFIVVDIAGGIVHLHATAPREAPTTRGFASILAQGLAGLTAEQVLAVPDDFPQTIGLSEAVSPLRLRGMTALLGRTKRQVRAHLAA is encoded by the coding sequence ATGACTGACTCGACGCTCCCCGACGCTCTGCGCACCATTCGCGAGGAGTTCCTCGCCCTCGAGAAGCCGGAGCGTCTGCAGCTGCTCCTCGAGTTTTCGAACGAACTCCCCGAGCTGCCCGAGCGCTACCGCGACCACCCCGACCTCTTCGAGCGCGTCGAGGAATGCCAGGCGCCGGTGTTCATCGTCGTCGACATTGCGGGAGGCATCGTGCACCTGCACGCGACGGCTCCCCGGGAGGCGCCCACGACCCGCGGTTTCGCGTCGATCCTCGCGCAGGGGCTTGCCGGGCTCACCGCCGAGCAGGTGCTCGCCGTCCCGGACGACTTCCCGCAGACCATCGGGCTCTCGGAGGCGGTGTCGCCGCTGCGCCTGCGCGGGATGACGGCCCTGCTCGGCCGGACCAAGCGGCAGGTCCGCGCGCACCTCGCCGCATGA
- a CDS encoding dihydrofolate reductase family protein: MILQPLIPAGRPIVLGEEGARAAVADAWRPADAVRVRLNMIASITGSSIGADGTSETLTNRVDRTILGVIREQADVVLVGAASVRAEGYRLPKRVPLAVVSTSGNLAGHRLEMAEGSRVLLLVPESRGPVEGLPAGVEVVAVPSDSERLSVEALLDALAARGLHRVVCEGGASLSGQFLASGRVDEFCLTTSPRVVLPGLPVATGAVDVDDAYSLVLLAADDRGAVYARWSRSS; the protein is encoded by the coding sequence ATGATCCTCCAGCCGCTGATTCCCGCCGGTCGCCCGATCGTGCTCGGCGAGGAGGGCGCGCGGGCGGCCGTCGCCGACGCGTGGCGCCCCGCCGATGCCGTACGGGTGCGGCTCAACATGATCGCCAGCATCACCGGCTCGAGCATCGGCGCGGACGGCACCAGCGAGACCCTCACCAATCGGGTCGACCGTACGATCCTGGGGGTGATCCGCGAGCAGGCCGACGTGGTTCTCGTCGGAGCGGCGAGTGTCCGCGCCGAGGGTTACCGGCTGCCCAAGCGGGTCCCGCTTGCCGTCGTCTCCACGTCGGGCAATCTGGCCGGGCACCGCCTCGAGATGGCGGAGGGTTCCCGGGTACTGCTGCTGGTCCCGGAGTCGCGCGGCCCGGTCGAGGGGCTCCCCGCCGGAGTCGAGGTGGTCGCCGTCCCCTCCGACTCGGAGCGTCTTAGCGTAGAAGCGCTGCTGGACGCGCTCGCCGCTCGCGGACTGCACCGCGTGGTTTGCGAGGGCGGCGCCTCCCTCTCCGGGCAGTTCCTCGCCTCCGGCCGGGTCGATGAGTTCTGCCTCACCACGTCCCCCCGCGTCGTCCTCCCCGGCCTGCCGGTCGCGACCGGTGCGGTGGACGTGGACGACGCATACAGCCTCGTTCTGCTGGCTGCTGATGACCGCGGGGCCGTCTACGCCCGCTGGAGTCGCTCGAGCTGA
- a CDS encoding DUF3000 domain-containing protein — MPEFPASSQLPEEFRVATESIRAAATRAELTVSKITSPAGLAPWALALSGDVSPTAHGRDSELGTGRFILLYDRDEPEQWGGPFRVVCFAQAPLEVEIGTDPFLAEVAWSWLIDSLESRGAAYSAASGTATKVLSTGFGELAAQGDGAQIEIRASWSPEDAQLAAHMEGWGELLCMLAGLPPVASDGVTSLAFRRNNRD, encoded by the coding sequence GTGCCCGAATTCCCAGCGTCGTCCCAGCTCCCCGAGGAGTTCCGGGTCGCGACGGAGTCGATCCGCGCCGCTGCGACGCGCGCCGAGCTCACCGTGTCCAAGATCACCTCGCCCGCCGGCCTCGCCCCGTGGGCGCTCGCCCTCTCGGGCGACGTTTCGCCGACCGCGCACGGCCGCGACTCCGAACTGGGCACCGGCCGCTTCATCCTGCTCTACGACCGCGACGAGCCGGAGCAGTGGGGCGGCCCCTTCCGCGTCGTCTGCTTCGCCCAGGCGCCGCTCGAGGTCGAGATCGGCACCGACCCCTTCCTCGCCGAGGTCGCCTGGTCCTGGCTGATCGACTCGCTCGAGTCGCGTGGCGCCGCTTACTCCGCCGCGTCCGGCACGGCCACCAAGGTCCTCTCCACCGGCTTCGGCGAGCTCGCCGCGCAGGGCGACGGCGCCCAGATCGAGATCCGGGCCTCCTGGAGTCCGGAAGATGCGCAGCTCGCCGCACACATGGAAGGGTGGGGGGAGCTGTTGTGCATGCTTGCGGGTCTCCCGCCCGTAGCGAGCGACGGTGTGACCTCGCTCGCCTTCCGACGGAACAACCGTGATTGA
- a CDS encoding ribonuclease D: MIDYRVLSTPDEFLAAVDALAAGEGPVAVDAERASGFTYSQRAYLIQVYRRGAGAFLFDPPAIGRMDALQAVIGQEEWVLHAASQDLACLREVGLDPVRIFDTELAARLLGLPRVGLGAVVEDLLGIHLAKEHSAADWSTRPLPQSWLVYAAKDVELLVDLRDRMEEMLIAARKTRIAREEFEATLARAPKIVPPDPWRRLSGVHSLRGLRPLAVARELWLARDAFARERDIAPGRLIPDASIIAVARNIPTSIGQLSGRRDFTGRASRGEVERWWAAIERATTTEDLPSPTRPAADTLPPPRAWGDRNPAADARLKAGRAVVTEIAELLSMPVENLLTPELLRRVAWNPPEPLTAESIATELSRAGARVWQVKATSGSIATAFVDAAQVQDEGMETPS; encoded by the coding sequence GTGATTGATTACCGTGTTCTCTCCACGCCCGACGAGTTCCTCGCCGCGGTTGACGCTCTCGCTGCAGGTGAGGGCCCCGTCGCTGTCGACGCCGAGCGTGCCTCCGGCTTCACCTACTCGCAGCGGGCCTATCTGATCCAGGTCTATCGGCGCGGCGCCGGGGCATTCCTCTTCGATCCCCCTGCCATTGGGCGGATGGACGCGCTGCAGGCGGTCATCGGGCAGGAGGAGTGGGTGCTGCACGCCGCCAGTCAGGACCTCGCCTGCCTGCGCGAGGTCGGTCTCGACCCGGTGCGGATCTTCGACACCGAGCTGGCCGCTCGACTTCTCGGCCTGCCCAGAGTCGGCCTCGGCGCCGTTGTCGAGGATCTGCTCGGCATCCACCTCGCGAAGGAGCATTCGGCCGCCGACTGGTCGACCCGCCCCCTCCCGCAGAGCTGGCTCGTGTACGCCGCGAAGGACGTCGAGCTGCTCGTCGATCTGCGCGACCGCATGGAGGAGATGCTCATTGCCGCGCGCAAGACGCGGATCGCCCGTGAGGAGTTCGAGGCGACCCTCGCCCGAGCTCCCAAGATCGTCCCGCCGGACCCGTGGCGCCGCCTCTCCGGTGTGCATTCCCTGCGCGGCCTGCGCCCGCTGGCCGTCGCCCGCGAACTCTGGCTGGCTCGCGATGCGTTCGCCCGCGAGCGCGACATCGCCCCCGGCCGTCTGATCCCCGACGCCTCGATCATCGCCGTCGCCCGCAACATCCCTACCAGCATCGGTCAGCTCTCCGGTCGACGCGACTTCACCGGACGCGCCAGTCGCGGCGAGGTCGAGCGCTGGTGGGCTGCCATCGAGCGCGCAACGACGACGGAGGACCTGCCGAGCCCGACTCGCCCGGCGGCCGACACGCTCCCTCCGCCTCGTGCCTGGGGCGACCGCAACCCTGCGGCCGACGCGCGGCTGAAGGCCGGGCGCGCCGTCGTCACCGAGATCGCTGAGCTGCTCTCGATGCCGGTCGAGAACCTGCTCACTCCGGAACTGCTGCGCCGGGTAGCCTGGAACCCGCCGGAGCCGCTGACCGCAGAGTCGATCGCCACCGAGCTGAGTCGCGCCGGCGCCCGTGTCTGGCAGGTCAAGGCCACCTCGGGCTCGATCGCGACCGCGTTTGTCGACGCGGCCCAAGTGCAGGACGAGGGCATGGAAACCCCTTCGTAG
- a CDS encoding 3-hydroxyacyl-CoA dehydrogenase NAD-binding domain-containing protein, with amino-acid sequence MLDGFENLLDLAEGEVVTHSYVRDVPLPSGRTLALITLDNDRDHTRPNTFGPASLFELADVLIAQKERASRGEIQAVGITGKPFILAAGADLSKVGTIPTRELGRQLARLGHRTLGMLAELGVPSFAFINGLALGGGTEIGLNADYRTVDSSIPALGLPEVFLGIIPGWGGAWLLPNLIGIENALKVVVENPLKNNRTLKGQEVFDLGIADAIFAPATFLEDSLRWADGVIGGSVTVERPNAPGKLERLVKWDVAISIARKQLESRIGTVAAAPYRALELLKAAKNTTREEGFAAEDEALADLISGDQFRASIYAFDLVQKRAKRPAGAPDKALAKPVTKVGVVGAGLMASQFALLFLRRLQVPVVITDLDQERVDKGVAGIHAEIDVLLAKGRISPDDANRLRALITGTTDRSDFADADWVIEAVFEELSVKQEVFADIERYVSPTAVLATNTSSLSVERIGERLQHPERLVGFHFFNPVAVMPLIEVVRTPHTDDETLSTAMVTAAKLKKNAVITRDTPGFVVNRVLAKVLGEAMHAVDTGTPFEVVEQSLAPFGLPMTPFELLELVGLKVGAHVLDTHHAAFPDRFFESANLHRLAELGHVFERDAKGRVKGVDKRAVAIVAGGTEPMTAEQLRLRVETGLADEVKRMLDDDIVHAAEDIDLCLILGAGYPFQMGGLTPYLDRAGASERAFADTFHHPAIRGVD; translated from the coding sequence ATGCTCGACGGATTCGAGAACCTCCTGGACCTCGCCGAGGGCGAGGTCGTTACCCACTCCTACGTCCGCGACGTGCCGCTGCCCAGCGGCCGCACGCTCGCCCTGATCACGCTCGACAACGATCGCGACCACACCCGCCCCAACACCTTCGGACCGGCCTCGCTCTTCGAGCTGGCGGACGTCCTGATCGCGCAGAAGGAACGCGCGTCGCGTGGCGAGATCCAAGCCGTCGGCATCACGGGGAAGCCGTTCATCCTCGCCGCAGGAGCCGACCTCAGCAAGGTCGGGACGATCCCCACCCGTGAGCTCGGCCGCCAGCTGGCGCGGCTGGGCCACCGCACCCTCGGGATGCTCGCCGAGCTGGGAGTACCGTCCTTCGCCTTCATCAACGGGCTCGCGCTCGGCGGCGGCACCGAGATCGGCTTGAACGCCGACTACCGCACTGTCGACTCCTCCATTCCGGCGCTCGGCCTTCCCGAGGTCTTTCTCGGCATCATTCCCGGCTGGGGCGGTGCCTGGCTGCTGCCGAACCTGATCGGGATCGAGAACGCCCTGAAGGTCGTCGTCGAGAACCCGCTGAAGAACAACCGCACCCTCAAGGGCCAGGAGGTGTTCGACCTCGGCATCGCGGACGCGATCTTTGCCCCGGCGACTTTCCTCGAGGACTCGCTGCGCTGGGCCGACGGCGTGATCGGCGGCTCCGTGACGGTGGAGCGGCCGAATGCGCCCGGCAAGCTGGAGCGCTTGGTCAAGTGGGACGTCGCCATCTCGATCGCGCGTAAGCAGCTGGAGTCGCGCATCGGCACCGTCGCGGCCGCGCCGTACCGGGCGCTGGAGCTGCTCAAGGCGGCGAAGAACACCACTCGCGAGGAGGGATTCGCCGCCGAGGACGAGGCGCTGGCCGACCTGATCTCGGGAGATCAGTTTCGCGCCAGCATCTACGCGTTCGACCTGGTGCAGAAGCGGGCCAAGCGCCCGGCCGGCGCGCCCGACAAGGCGCTCGCGAAGCCCGTCACGAAGGTCGGAGTGGTCGGCGCGGGTCTCATGGCGTCGCAATTCGCCCTGCTCTTTCTCCGTCGCCTCCAGGTGCCGGTGGTCATCACCGACCTCGATCAGGAGCGCGTCGACAAGGGAGTAGCGGGCATCCACGCCGAGATCGACGTACTGCTGGCGAAGGGCCGGATCTCCCCCGACGACGCCAACCGCCTCCGCGCCCTGATCACCGGCACGACCGACCGCTCCGACTTCGCCGACGCCGACTGGGTGATCGAGGCCGTCTTCGAGGAGCTGTCGGTGAAGCAGGAGGTGTTCGCTGACATCGAGCGCTACGTCTCGCCGACGGCGGTCCTCGCGACCAACACGTCCTCGCTCTCCGTCGAGCGGATCGGTGAGCGGCTGCAGCATCCGGAGCGACTTGTGGGCTTCCACTTCTTCAATCCGGTCGCGGTGATGCCGCTCATCGAGGTGGTCCGGACGCCGCACACCGACGACGAGACCCTCTCGACCGCGATGGTGACCGCCGCGAAACTCAAGAAGAACGCGGTCATCACCCGAGACACCCCGGGCTTCGTGGTCAACCGCGTGCTGGCGAAGGTCCTGGGCGAGGCGATGCACGCCGTCGACACCGGCACCCCGTTCGAGGTCGTCGAGCAGTCACTCGCTCCGTTCGGCCTGCCGATGACCCCGTTCGAACTGCTCGAGCTGGTCGGCCTCAAGGTCGGCGCGCACGTCCTCGACACGCACCATGCCGCGTTCCCCGACCGCTTCTTCGAAAGCGCCAACCTGCACCGTCTCGCCGAACTCGGCCATGTCTTCGAGCGGGATGCGAAGGGCCGAGTGAAAGGCGTCGACAAGCGCGCGGTCGCGATCGTCGCGGGCGGTACGGAGCCGATGACGGCCGAGCAGCTGCGGCTGCGCGTCGAAACGGGTCTCGCTGACGAGGTGAAGCGGATGCTGGACGACGACATCGTGCACGCCGCCGAGGACATCGACCTCTGCCTCATTCTCGGCGCCGGCTACCCGTTCCAGATGGGTGGGCTCACGCCCTACCTTGACCGTGCCGGCGCCAGCGAGCGTGCCTTCGCAGACACCTTCCACCACCCGGCCATCCGCGGCGTCGACTGA
- the dxs gene encoding 1-deoxy-D-xylulose-5-phosphate synthase — protein sequence MAVLETIAGPRDLDRLTTAELETLAQEIRDFLVREVSKTGGHLGPNLGVVETTIAIHRVFDSPHDAIVFDTGHQSYVHKLLTGRQDFSKLRQRGGLAGYPQRRESPHDIVESSHASSSLSWADGISRAFTMTGQTDRHVVAVVGDGALTGGMTWEALNNISDDNARGLVIVVNDNGRSYAPTIGGMARFLNGVRTRPTYRTMHHGSRAVSERLGEPAAAMYRGMRGGLHGFLSRFINNEALYSNLDIKYLGPIDGHDLTAMEEALQQAKDYGQPVIVHAITQKGKGFGPAVHDLADQFHAVGQIDPETGEPLSAAGAPSWTSVFAEEIVTLADEDPTIVGITAAMLRPVGLDRLAEKYPERVFDVGIAEQHAVTSAAGLAFGGLHPVVALYATFVNRAFDQVLMDVALHRAGVTFVLDRAGVTGPDGPSHHGMWDLAILQVIPNIRLAAPRDSVRLREELREAVGVTDAPTVVRFSKGSVGGEIDAIERLDDGVDVLACAERRDVLLVTVGPMAAIGLDVAQRLAAQGIGATVVDPRWVVPVPASIIELAREHRILVSIEDGVRVGGIGTRIRQDLREAGVDTAVTELGLPDQFLDHAKREEILEDVGLTPQHIARDVVAQVLGSKIPVARPLPDEVAARDGARSD from the coding sequence ATGGCTGTTCTCGAGACCATCGCCGGTCCGCGCGATCTCGATCGCCTGACCACGGCAGAGCTCGAGACGCTGGCGCAGGAGATCCGCGACTTCCTCGTGCGCGAGGTTTCGAAGACCGGCGGACACCTCGGTCCGAACCTCGGCGTCGTTGAGACCACCATCGCGATCCACCGGGTCTTTGATTCGCCGCACGACGCGATCGTCTTCGACACTGGACACCAGTCGTATGTGCACAAGCTGCTGACCGGGCGTCAGGACTTCTCGAAGCTCCGTCAGCGGGGTGGCCTCGCCGGCTACCCGCAGCGGAGGGAGTCGCCGCACGACATCGTCGAGAGCTCGCACGCCTCCAGCTCGCTCTCCTGGGCGGACGGCATCTCCCGCGCCTTCACCATGACCGGCCAGACCGATCGCCACGTCGTCGCAGTGGTGGGCGACGGGGCCCTGACCGGCGGCATGACCTGGGAGGCGCTGAACAACATCAGCGACGACAACGCCCGCGGCCTGGTGATCGTGGTCAACGACAACGGCCGCTCCTACGCGCCAACCATCGGCGGCATGGCCCGATTCCTCAACGGTGTCCGCACTCGGCCGACCTACCGCACGATGCACCACGGCTCCCGCGCCGTCTCGGAGCGGCTGGGCGAACCCGCCGCGGCCATGTACCGCGGGATGCGCGGCGGCCTGCACGGATTCCTCAGTCGCTTCATCAACAACGAGGCGCTTTACTCCAACCTCGACATCAAGTATTTGGGCCCCATCGACGGCCACGACCTGACCGCGATGGAGGAGGCCCTTCAGCAGGCGAAGGACTACGGCCAGCCAGTAATCGTGCACGCGATCACGCAGAAGGGCAAGGGCTTCGGTCCGGCCGTTCACGATCTGGCCGACCAGTTCCACGCGGTCGGTCAGATCGACCCCGAGACCGGCGAGCCGCTGAGCGCGGCCGGCGCTCCCTCGTGGACGTCGGTGTTCGCCGAGGAGATCGTCACCCTCGCCGACGAGGATCCGACCATCGTCGGGATCACGGCCGCGATGCTCCGCCCGGTGGGGCTCGACCGTCTCGCCGAGAAGTACCCGGAGCGCGTCTTCGACGTGGGGATCGCGGAGCAGCACGCAGTGACCTCCGCCGCGGGACTCGCCTTCGGCGGTCTGCACCCCGTCGTCGCCCTCTACGCAACCTTCGTGAACCGTGCCTTCGACCAGGTGCTGATGGACGTCGCGCTGCACCGGGCGGGCGTCACTTTCGTCCTGGACCGCGCAGGAGTAACGGGGCCGGACGGACCGAGCCACCACGGCATGTGGGATCTCGCGATCCTCCAGGTCATACCGAACATCCGCCTCGCAGCGCCGCGCGACTCCGTGCGCCTGCGCGAGGAGCTGCGTGAGGCCGTCGGAGTCACCGACGCGCCGACCGTCGTGCGCTTTTCGAAGGGGAGCGTCGGCGGCGAGATCGACGCGATCGAGCGCCTCGACGACGGGGTCGATGTGCTCGCGTGCGCCGAGCGCAGGGACGTGCTGCTGGTCACGGTCGGGCCGATGGCTGCGATCGGGCTCGACGTCGCCCAGCGGCTCGCGGCCCAGGGGATCGGAGCGACGGTTGTTGACCCGCGCTGGGTGGTGCCCGTACCCGCCAGCATCATCGAGCTAGCCCGCGAGCACCGCATCCTCGTCTCGATCGAAGACGGCGTGCGCGTCGGCGGTATTGGCACCCGGATCCGCCAGGATCTGCGCGAGGCAGGCGTGGACACCGCGGTGACCGAACTCGGGCTGCCCGACCAGTTCCTCGACCACGCGAAGCGCGAGGAAATCCTCGAAGACGTGGGACTCACTCCCCAGCACATCGCCCGCGACGTGGTCGCGCAGGTACTGGGTAGCAAGATCCCGGTCGCCCGTCCGCTGCCGGACGAGGTCGCTGCCCGGGACGGCGCCCGCAGCGACTGA
- the acnA gene encoding aconitate hydratase AcnA, whose amino-acid sequence MSAVDSFGSKDTLTVGATDYEVFRIDRVPGHEKLPFSLKVLLENLLRTEDGANITAEHIRALGEWVPESEPDTEIQFTPARVVMQDFTGVPCIVDLATMREAVAALGGDANRINPLAPAEMVIDHSVIADLFGTEDALERNVELEYERNGERYQFLRWGQTAFDDFKVVPPGTGIVHQVNIEYLARVTMTREIGGVVRAYPDTCVGTDSHTTMVNGLGVLGWGVGGIEAEAAMLGQPVSMLIPKVVGFKLAGAIPTGVTATDVVLTITQMLRKHGVVGKFVEFYGAGVAEVPLANRATIGNMSPEFGSTAAMFPIDDVTLDYLRLTGRSDEQIALVEQYAKLQKLWHDPAVEPVFSEYLELDLGTVVPSIAGPKRPQDRIELSSAKTQFESDLNNYAEVSHDIVDLTIAESFPASDPGELQPQDAHSSHEHTHRSHAPSTASKPTTVELGEGESFTIDHGAVAIAAITSCTNTSNPSVMLAAGLLARNATQKGLKAKPWVKTTLAPGSKVVTDYYEKAGLTESLEALGFYTVGYGCTTCIGNSGPLLEEISTAVQDNDLAVTAVLSGNRNFEGRINPDVKMNYLASPPLVIAYALAGSMNFDFEVDALGTDSDGKDVFLKDIWPDAAEVQATIDSSIDKSMFDTQYAGVFDGDERWRALQTPEGSIFEWDESSTYVRKPPYFDGMTMETTPVTDIAGARVLAKLGDSVTTDHISPAGSIKADSPAGRYLDAHGIDRKDYNSYGSRRGNHEVMIRGTFANIRLRNQLLDGVEGGYTRDFTKPDAPQSFIYDASENYQAKGTPLVILGGKEYGSGSSRDWAAKGTSLLGVKAVIVESFERIHRSNLIGMGVVPLQFPAGESWESLGLDGTESISISGIEKLNEGVTPKTVHVVAEPTEHSAEGKQTVEFDAVVRIDTPGEADYYRNGGILQYVLRSLV is encoded by the coding sequence GTGTCCGCGGTAGACAGCTTTGGATCCAAAGACACCCTGACGGTCGGCGCGACCGACTACGAGGTGTTCCGCATCGACCGGGTCCCCGGTCACGAGAAGCTTCCGTTCAGCCTCAAGGTGCTGCTCGAGAACCTCCTCCGCACGGAGGACGGCGCCAACATCACCGCTGAGCACATCCGTGCCCTCGGCGAATGGGTGCCGGAGTCGGAGCCCGACACCGAGATCCAGTTCACCCCCGCGCGTGTGGTCATGCAGGACTTCACCGGCGTGCCCTGCATCGTCGACCTCGCCACCATGCGCGAGGCCGTCGCGGCGCTCGGCGGCGACGCGAACCGGATCAACCCGCTCGCTCCCGCCGAGATGGTCATCGACCACTCCGTCATCGCCGACCTCTTCGGCACCGAGGACGCTCTGGAGCGCAACGTCGAACTCGAGTACGAGCGCAACGGCGAGCGCTACCAGTTCCTCCGCTGGGGGCAGACCGCCTTCGACGACTTCAAGGTCGTCCCGCCGGGAACCGGCATCGTCCACCAGGTCAACATCGAGTACTTAGCCCGCGTCACGATGACGCGCGAGATCGGCGGCGTCGTGCGCGCCTACCCCGACACCTGTGTCGGCACCGACTCGCACACGACGATGGTCAACGGTCTGGGCGTGCTCGGCTGGGGCGTCGGCGGCATCGAGGCCGAGGCCGCGATGCTCGGTCAGCCCGTGTCGATGCTGATCCCGAAGGTCGTCGGCTTCAAGCTCGCCGGCGCGATCCCGACCGGTGTGACCGCGACGGACGTCGTGCTCACCATCACGCAGATGCTGCGCAAGCACGGCGTGGTCGGCAAATTCGTCGAGTTCTACGGAGCGGGCGTCGCCGAGGTTCCGCTCGCGAACCGCGCCACCATCGGGAACATGAGCCCCGAGTTCGGGTCGACCGCTGCGATGTTCCCCATCGACGACGTCACTCTCGACTACCTGCGCCTCACCGGTCGCAGCGACGAGCAGATCGCGCTCGTCGAGCAGTACGCCAAGCTGCAGAAGCTCTGGCACGACCCCGCGGTCGAGCCCGTGTTTAGTGAATACCTCGAACTCGACCTGGGGACGGTCGTGCCCTCGATCGCGGGTCCGAAGCGCCCCCAGGACCGGATCGAGCTCTCCTCCGCCAAGACGCAGTTCGAATCGGACCTCAACAACTACGCGGAGGTCTCGCACGACATCGTCGACCTCACCATCGCCGAGTCGTTCCCGGCCTCCGACCCGGGCGAACTGCAGCCGCAGGACGCCCACAGCAGCCACGAGCACACCCATCGCTCGCACGCGCCGTCCACCGCCTCGAAGCCCACCACGGTCGAGCTCGGTGAGGGCGAGAGCTTCACCATCGACCACGGCGCGGTCGCGATCGCCGCGATCACCTCCTGCACCAACACGTCGAACCCCTCCGTAATGCTCGCCGCCGGCCTGCTAGCCCGCAACGCCACGCAGAAGGGCCTGAAGGCCAAGCCGTGGGTGAAGACCACGCTGGCCCCGGGCTCCAAGGTCGTCACCGACTACTACGAGAAGGCCGGTCTGACCGAGTCGCTCGAGGCGCTCGGCTTCTACACCGTCGGCTACGGCTGCACGACCTGTATCGGCAACTCCGGCCCGCTGCTGGAGGAGATCTCGACCGCGGTGCAGGACAACGACCTCGCCGTGACCGCGGTGCTCTCGGGCAACCGCAACTTCGAGGGCCGCATCAACCCCGACGTGAAGATGAACTACCTGGCCAGCCCGCCGCTCGTGATCGCCTACGCACTCGCCGGCTCGATGAACTTCGACTTCGAGGTCGATGCGCTCGGCACCGACTCCGACGGCAAGGACGTGTTCCTGAAGGACATCTGGCCCGACGCGGCCGAGGTGCAGGCGACGATCGACTCCTCGATCGACAAGTCGATGTTCGACACGCAGTACGCGGGCGTGTTCGACGGCGACGAGCGCTGGCGGGCGCTACAGACCCCCGAGGGTTCAATTTTCGAGTGGGACGAGTCCTCGACCTACGTGCGCAAGCCCCCGTACTTCGACGGCATGACGATGGAGACGACCCCGGTCACCGACATCGCCGGTGCGCGGGTGCTCGCCAAGCTTGGCGACTCCGTCACCACCGACCACATCAGTCCCGCCGGCTCGATCAAGGCCGACAGCCCCGCCGGTCGCTACCTCGACGCCCACGGCATCGACCGCAAGGACTACAACTCCTACGGCTCGCGCCGCGGCAACCATGAGGTGATGATCCGCGGGACCTTCGCGAACATCCGCCTGCGCAACCAGCTGCTCGACGGTGTGGAGGGGGGCTACACCCGCGACTTCACGAAGCCCGACGCACCGCAGTCGTTCATCTACGACGCCTCCGAGAACTACCAGGCCAAGGGCACCCCGCTCGTCATCCTGGGTGGCAAGGAGTACGGCTCCGGCTCGTCGCGCGATTGGGCGGCCAAGGGCACGAGCCTCCTGGGCGTCAAGGCGGTCATCGTTGAGAGCTTCGAGCGGATCCACCGCTCCAACCTCATCGGCATGGGCGTCGTGCCGCTGCAGTTCCCCGCGGGCGAGAGCTGGGAGTCGCTGGGACTGGACGGCACCGAGTCGATCAGCATCTCGGGCATTGAGAAGCTGAACGAGGGCGTGACCCCGAAGACAGTGCATGTGGTCGCCGAGCCGACCGAGCACTCGGCCGAGGGCAAGCAGACCGTCGAGTTCGACGCGGTTGTCCGCATTGACACTCCCGGTGAGGCCGACTACTACCGCAACGGCGGCATCCTGCAGTACGTGTTGCGCTCGCTCGTCTAA
- a CDS encoding DUF3159 domain-containing protein has product MDPARHEEPAGREEPARPEAGDAIAQAARRSGLGAVADGEPFDGRALLRTMGGVRGILEAVVPGIAFVVLYTITAELVLSLVASVGLAVAFTVARVLGRTPVIQAVGGLLGVVVSAALALFTGRAVDNFVPGLVTNLIYGLVFLVSVLVRWPLIGVAAGYLMGDGTAWRGDRRKRRLFGVLTLAWAGLFLLRLAVQYPLYLAQDTTALGTWKLVLGLPLYAPLLVLTVLAVRAEYRVVAERADAGDTPDHA; this is encoded by the coding sequence ATGGACCCTGCGCGGCACGAGGAACCGGCCGGCCGCGAGGAGCCGGCCCGGCCCGAAGCGGGCGACGCTATCGCGCAGGCGGCTCGTCGCTCCGGCCTCGGTGCCGTCGCGGACGGCGAGCCGTTCGACGGGCGTGCGCTGCTGCGCACGATGGGCGGCGTGCGGGGGATCCTCGAGGCCGTCGTGCCCGGCATCGCCTTCGTGGTGCTTTATACGATCACCGCGGAACTCGTTCTCTCGCTGGTCGCCTCCGTCGGACTGGCCGTGGCCTTCACTGTGGCGCGCGTCCTGGGCCGGACGCCGGTGATCCAGGCGGTCGGTGGACTACTCGGTGTCGTGGTCTCGGCGGCCCTCGCTCTCTTCACGGGGCGCGCCGTCGACAACTTCGTGCCGGGCCTGGTCACGAATCTGATCTACGGCCTGGTCTTCCTGGTCTCGGTCCTGGTGCGCTGGCCGCTGATCGGAGTAGCAGCCGGCTACCTGATGGGCGACGGGACCGCCTGGCGCGGCGACCGGCGCAAGCGCCGCCTCTTCGGTGTGCTGACCCTCGCCTGGGCCGGGCTCTTCCTTCTGCGCCTGGCCGTGCAGTATCCGCTGTACCTCGCTCAGGACACCACGGCGCTCGGCACCTGGAAGCTCGTCCTGGGCCTGCCGCTCTATGCGCCACTGCTGGTGCTCACCGTGCTCGCCGTTCGCGCGGAGTACCGAGTGGTCGCCGAGCGCGCCGATGCGGGCGATACTCCGGATCATGCGTAG